AGAACCCTAATTTCATTCGCGTAAATAAATCCCTAATTTTCTAAGTACAATAATCATAACTTCTTTCACATCCTCATCACATAACACACCATCAAACATATCATCAAACATGTAATCACACGTATCAAAAGTTAGGAAGGAAAGTCGTGAACATACATGGCGAGACCTTAGTCATATCAATTGGGTTTTTAAGGCTATTAGTTTTCGtggacaaaaattaaaatttccttAAGAAATAGGACTAAAATgtaatttgaaagaggaactaaaaataattttgcttaataatttaaagactaaaaacatatttaatcctattattaattaccatATAGACATAGTAACttaaacatcaaaatatttttaacatgtaaTATGAtccattcaaaaataaattatccaaAAAAACAGCTAAAAAATAagacataaaaattattttaagtgatCTCAATGCTATACTCACAAATAATAAACAAACTATTTTGTAACTATAAATGATTCATTAATGTATTAAAAACAGAATGTTAAGCATACTGAATTTCTCCTTCTAAGTCACGTGCTATTCCGAATAATTCTGTaatcaaaatagaaattatggtacaaaaatattgaaatttatccTCAACATGGTAATTCTTCTTACAATCGTGATGATAAGATTTTATTCGATTAAGTTTAAGTATTGTAGAAATTTTAACAATTGCTTCTAAAATACGTTGAGATATCAGATTTTTCAACACGTTAGCTGTTTCCCAAATTCCCGTACGACATACGGAAATCATATTAGTTAttcctattatttttttccattttcttaaagaagtttttcaaaaagttaaaattattaaaactctATTTGAGTTTTCCTGCCACAAGatagattaaataatatttactataattgttaggatttaatattttgatttaatatttgatatccttctttttaggttttaagattttgtttgttattatttctgtttgttattattctgtgTATAGCTGATAGAttaaatagaattataattaattctgttataatcttgatgtataaatatttgtatctgCATAATGCAGAATTAAGATAATACACAGATTATTCTTTCCTTCTCTGTTTCTCCCATCAGTatgattctcattatttaagaataatttcaatttccaaacaaCTTCTAAAgaatattcattataaaatatttattaatttgcataaaattaaaaaaaataaaataaatagtacaAATCATTATTGTCATACTTCacttttagtataataaaacaaattaaattcacccgaaaaatttaatttagtagttgTCAGGgtgtattaattaaaaagaaaattaatattaataagaattaaatttaacaaaacttttgaattttatatttttataaatttaaaatccttAACTATTCTTTTAAGAGtaattgtatattaatttttaattttaggaaaaactttttttaacaacattttttcaacaactttttaataacgcagtttgtgattggtccgttttcaatattttttaaacataaattcaaatagactaataaaatgatgacactgTCCccttgtaaaaaaagttgtcaaaaatatcattgtccttaattttatatataataaatacacgATTATTAATGATTCCTTCTTCTtgtatattaaagttaattttttctttgtaatataattattaaaaattaaatacgtGGCAATTATATCAAACATTAAGGTTGttcaaataaatctaataaaattaaaactatagcTTTTGCttcttattattgtaattaaaaatgtatcaatgcttgttatatttagttttttttaaaggaaaaaatatattcagtACACTATTTTTTAAGTTGATCGGGATTAAAATGATGCGAactcaatttcttttaaaaacacCTTTAAGGGAGAAGGAATATTGTAGAACACtctatcaataaaaaaacataaaaaaatctttttattaatgattttttaataagtaaattttaaatttaattcaacttcataaaataataaaataaaatttatattcaattatattttatatatgaaattttaaattaaacttaatgttacaaaaaataattttattgatttttatatatatatggtttaaacccttttttggtccctaagttataagtgggtgttcagtttagtcttctATTTCACCAATGTCAACCATGGTTCcctaagttaaaaaaaatatttcaaataagtCCCACCCATTAACAGCGTAAGAGCGACGTTAAATGTTGGCATGATGTGGCAAAGAAGTTATTAAACATAGCAAAAGGATGTTTTATAGTAAGACACTTTTTCGCTCTTCTCTCTCATGTCTCTAATCTCGCTCTTCTTTCACCTCTTCACCAGaacagagaaaacaaaatttgtctTCTCTGCCATCAAATTTCAGGAATGATAAGGTTGTCGTGtcatttcccctcatctctacCAAAATCCCCTCATTTCTCACTCACATTTCCTGAGACTGAGAGTCTCCTTCGAAGAAAACGAAAACCCTTGAGCTTTGTTTCATCCACGAGGACACGCCACCACTCTCAGTCAGATCAACCACCGCTGACTCTCTACCCAATCTACAACGTCGCCCACGACACCAAGCGCCACCGGAGTTGCTGTCAGCTACGACGTCAGGTTCCTTCCCCAAGCTTATCTCTGCGCGTGAGAGGGAAACGCCCTCACCTTCCGTGATTCGCCTCTACTGCCGCCGCTCACCTCCGACAGCCACCGCGACGGCCTCACCGCATCGTAGCCATCGACACCGCTTCCAAGCGCGTCTCCTTCGCGCAACACAGAAACATCACCCAAATTGACAAATCTTGATTTATACACTGCTTCGTTGTGGCGCGACGGAAAAAAGCAGAGAAAAGGGGGAGAGGTGGTAAGGAAATTGTAGCTTCCACTATCTTCATCGGCGAGGACGAGGAAAGCCTAACAACTTGTCGGGGCAGAGAGAAACAATCATGGTGAGAAACAATCAGCGGTAAGTTTGGTTAAACAATATGCATTGAATTGGGTGGATGTGGTTGAGGGAGCTTTGTTTTGAAGTGTTATGAGAAGCATGAGATAAATTGATAGAAAAGTGGAAAAATGGAATGATGACATGCTTCCTGTATCGGTCGATGAACGAAGTTGTGCTATGGGTGGGATAGGATAATCATGTCGGGAAAATGGAAACAGGGATGATGACAAGCTTTGTCTCACAGAGTCACAtaacgaagaaaaaaaaaatccccaaTTTCACTTGCCCCAATTTCTCCAATTTCACTCTGTCCTAATTTTTTTCCCAAACTTAATTTaactacattttaaaaaaacataaacaatttattttattttacacgTACAACTTTCATTGCTTGTCACGTCAACGATAATTGGACACCTGACATGCACAATCACTTAaatgttaacattttttaacgcCGTTAAGGGGTGAGacttatttgaaatattttttttaacttagggaccaataATTGTTGACATTGGTGAAAtaggggactaaactgaacacccGCTTATAACTtggggaccaaaaaagggtttaaattcacttttataGTATAAATTCGATTTATTTTTAAGGGATTGGATACTCGTTTCACTTCAAAATGTAACCAATACATTCACATGATTCCAAAAGAATGTCATTTATCTAGGTTTTACTGGTCCGGGCTAGTAAAATGGAAAGGAAGTGCACATAATACTTATGTATATGCGATGCTGGTGGTAGATTATTTTATTGAGTAAGAGTAACATGAAATGATATTCATTTAACAGATAAATAaaaggggtttgttaacacgcgtacgctgtttttcatttgatatattttaataatgtgtaccggattatagtagataaaaatatcctcatatattatggattctaagttttaaagtcaaggatatctAAATAACTTTcattatcaaaactaaaaaaaaaaaaaagaaacccccaaacccttactcacctccctcattcctctcaaccctttctctttcatccctctcactctaacattttctatATCATCCTATGAtagatccaactgaaaaaagaaattagaaatactcgtcattaaacaatttacctttgtaaagagttgagtcattgacatattcgtcttcaggcaaaggttcattcaagatctcttcaattccatcatcttcactaacctctctaatttcatcatttggagatatgttgaatcatcatctcttaaaaaaccttcaggccaaccaattccttctgatgtcattatgcttgtgaaaattagataagacaaaaattataaaatgaaaactcattataaaatcattttttgtaagaaattgtttaatagcgagtgtttctgattttttgcAGGcgaattacaaaattattttttgtaagaaattgcttaatAGCCAGTGTTTctgactttttttaattaggagTACAGTagaaatgacagagaaaaggttggagtgagagagatgaaaagagaaaggattgagagaaataagagaggtgagtaagggtttgggagtatcttttttaattttgagaatgaaaattagttaaatatccttgactttaaaacttatatatggGGATATTTTTGTCCACTATAACGCggtacacattattaaaatataggtttaaatcATTTAGTTGTTCCTATTTTCGGGaggtttttccattttgatccccgtcttattcgaatcctcaattgagtccctataagtgctaatttcaatcaattaagcccatggcgttaaatttagttaacgagattaacttttttgcacagctgggaggacgacctgttaatttctataaaggtgacctatttagagttgaaacgtggcatgaattgagtcccataagtgttaatttcaatcaatttcaactctaattcatgccacgtttcaactctaaataggccacgtttacaaaaattaacaggtcatccttccagcggtgcaaaaaagttaatcccgttaactaaatttaatggcaggggcttaattgattgaaattagcacttatagggactcaattggagattctaataagacgggaattaaaatgggaaaacctcccaaaaataggaacaactaaatggtttaaacctaaaatataccaactaaaaaagAGACGTACGTGCGTTTCAAACCTCTAAATAAAATGatgttatgaaaataaatttttataattttttgaaaagtaaaaagataaaaaaaatatatgtataaatttatttttttaatttttttctttccaaatacTAGAACATTTCCATTGAAAACATCCATTTGACTAATCGAACAACCACAATTGTTGCCACTGATTGCTGAGGTCACTTTTCTGGCACTGGATGCCAGTTGTAAAATGTAAGTGACAGGTTTGATTTCTGAGTCTATAATAAAATGCATCACCTTCGGATAGactaaaatattgaattattgatAGTTCACTATCATACAgtcaaaaactaatttataagtCAAAATTATCATACTTGAAAATTGTTTGCAGAAATAGCTTCAATCGAAACTAAAGCTACCAAGACCAGCTAGCCAACATCAAGACAAGTGTTTCTAAACTCCGGCCAGAACATCCAATAATCATATTAACCCCACCACAAGGTCATAGTTCTGATGCATTAACAATAACcacagaaagaaaaacaaattgacACACATGGCAGATGATCTATTTTCTGCAGTTTTAAGCAAAATCTTGAAAAAGTTTTCCTAAGTCAAAGTTGCCATTGTTGCATTCAATAGCATTCACCACCTCTTGAAATGTTGAAACAGTGCATGGAACCACTAGGCCATTCCTCTGAGCAAAGCCAAATTCATTGTAGGCCTTCTCCAGCAGCATCTTGAATAGAGGGTGGGAAAGGTAGCTGGTTGGGACCACATATCTCTGCCGTTCATCACCAACGTAAAGTGCTAAAAAACCAGTTGGGGTTACGCCAGACCCAGATTCCTTTTCCTCTTCATACCCCTTCAGCAAACATTCTTGGTAGAGAGTATCATCAGGCTCAGCCTCACCGCCACCAACACCCTTCACTTTCTTCGCTAGTTTCTTCAAAGATACCATCTTTTTCCCTAGCATTTTGCTTCAGATTAAACTTAACATCAAAGGGTTTTCCAGCACCAAAAGGGTTTTTGAGTGAGCAAGTTAAAGATGGGAGATTTAGATTTATATGTAAGAGAGGTGACGAGACACAAATGAGAGTACAATGGGGAATGTTGTCTTTTGAAAAGTCCAATGTTGTACGTTTGAATAATAAGGTTTTTGAGTGTGGAAACATATTCTCATGTTTTTCAACTTGTCTTGCTGACttaataatagttaaattaaGAGACTAAATAAGATAAGTTGGCAATAGAATATGGAAAAACACAGACCAGCAATGTGTGGCACACTACTACTTCAACCACTTTAGAGTTTAGTAGAGTAGCAGCATGACAATACAATTGGTGAGTCTAACGTCCACATTTGTTGGTTGTGAATTATTAGGTGGCAAAAGTGTACCTGTCATTGAAGTGGAGCATACCCATGACTTGCTccaggataaaaaaaattattaagaaatggTGGCATTTATAATCAAACATTTgatatcattaattaaaaatgatgagACCACACTAATCCCGTGGGCGTGATTATTAGTGGTCCACTAATTAGAGTCATGGTGGCTTGAATCTCCAAATGGATTACGGTCTAATTTTGACTTCTTATATTCTCCTATAAGAAACTATATAGCAAATAAAATCTCTAAGTCAGAGAAGGCCACAAAAAGGTGAGCCACGAAATGGCAGAGTTAATGGTTCTAATAGTGTTtttaaggaaaatattttttaaccaatatttttttgacaatttttttataatttcttatgtaatagtttgtgattggttcgtttcaaatatacaaactaataaaatagtgacacataatatattatcaaaaaattattaaaaaaagttattgttttTGTATAGGATCCGAGACCAAACACTCTTTAAGCTTCATTTCTCCCTTATACTCTTCCAACGCTTAACACAAATCTCTTTGTTGACACCAAAAGATCGTGACCTGCAACTtagcactctgacgctcaagttagcaGGGTCACAACTAGAATAAAGTATATATGGTTAGATCAAAAGTGAAATACCTGGTTTAGTATGTTTGTATTTATAGGCGTTAGGCCCAATAATGGGTATTAACTTCCTCTGTAACCGCTACATCGTGTTCCGTAACATTCACCCATCATCCATAACTGCCGCCTCACGTCAGTTTCCTCTTCCGTAATGTTCGCCTATTAATGCCATCACTCACCTCTCAACGCTCTGCTTGCACTCCTCCTTCAACTTTCGTCCTGACCGATCGCCCAACCTCCTCCCCTGAACATGCACACTCTGCCTTCAGCTTATACCTTGGTCGACCGATCCAAAACCTCCCCTATATATACATAAGCCCCCTAAGCTTCGAGCGACACTGCAAGCGAAGGGGTTTGATATGGGAATGTTGTCCGTTACGACTGCTTGTCATTGGGCCTGGATCGTTACATATGGAAGTGAAAGGTCGTGAAACCTCAGCTTCATGATCACGCTTGTGAACAGGGTCAGGATTGGTTGGCCCCTTTTTCAAGATTGCATTCGAAGCGTCATCTCTTCCTCGCCGTTGGATTTTGTCGAAAAGAACGGTCACTATGCACCCTCGAAACCGTCTTTCTCGGCTATAAATAGTTGGAGGGTCCCCCTTCATTTGCGTCGTTTTCTCTTTGTTCTCTTTCTTAGAACCCGTTTCCCGATCTTCATCTGAATTCCCTTCCCAATCTTCATTTCTTGCGAGGTAATGTCTTCTTCTCGATCGACTGATGATTCTGGCGACGAGGGTCGGGGGTATGCTGATGACGTTGTAGCTTCATCGTCTTCGCCCAATTCTTCATCTACAAGCCCGTCTGGTTCCCCTAACCAACATGGGAGTATCTATGAAGATATCGAATTAATTGTTGACAATTCACTGGTATGGTCTTCACTTATCCCTCCCCCTGTCGTGCAGGGGTACGAATGGGTCCCTTACGAGGTTCGCAATTACCTCCCCTATTTTTTTTCCACTAACTCTATAAGACACCTGTTGGAGCGGGTAGATCTTCTGGCCGACTTGGGAGACGTCGACCATTATACTTTGGTAGTATGCCGTTCAAATGAACGGGCTTGTCACGGTCGGGAGGGATATGGGTTAGATTTTTTGTACTTGTATGTAACGTTATTTCGTGACTTAGGTGTTCGACTACctttttctgaattttaaatGGGTGTATTAAGGGAGTTAAACATTTTTCCGGCCCAATTGCACCCGAACGGGTGGGCCTTTATGCAAGCCTTCAGTGTGCTTTGAACCGGTCTATTGCTAACCCCTACTCCTGCCTCGTTTCTATACTTCTTTCACGTCTTACCGAACACCAATAGGTCTTGGATATCATTAGCGCCTGTCAAAGATAAACAATTATTCACTTCTTTCAACTCTTCGTACAAagatttcaaatcaatttttttcaaaatagcaATACGGGAACTTGATCGGTCAAAATATTTCTTCGATGACGACCATCCAAAATTCCCCTTCTACTGGACAGAAAACCCGAAGCGAATAGATTCTTGGGCCAAGTCTAAAATGATCGACGACGAACTTGAAGTGGTTAGCCAGATCGATCAGCTACCCCGAAAGACCTCGTCTCGGAAACTCATCGATCTTCTCGAGACCGACACTCTACGCGCTAGAGTGTTTGGTAAGTTTTCTATCTATCCTCAGCCCTTTGATCGGTCAATATTAACATATCTAAATTTACTTCTTTATTGAAAATTTCTTTGGTGGGATGGAGAAACATCAATCATTCTTACGCATGATGGCTCGAAAGAAGAATTCGAGAAAGGTCAGCGAAGGCACCTCCTCCCCAGCCAAACCAACCGAAGTGACGAGCACTGCCCCTTCCCGCTCGGTGAATCCTGCCTTGAAAGTATCAGATATTGTAAGTCCTGCAGCCGAAGCTAAACCCATTGACCTTGAGGTCGTCAAAGGCAAATCGAAAAGGAAGCCCGCTTAGGAGAAGACTCCCTCCCCCCCCCCCACTGGTCTGTTAGATCCTAATGTTCATGTCGCTGAACGTTTGCAAATTAATCTAAGTGCTGAGGAGAAGAAACCTTTCAAGGGAATGTCTCCCAGCGAATCTTTGAACATGGCCTTCGAGCTCATAGCTCGGGCCAATGTTGTATGAACTACTTTGCTGGGACGACTAAACCTTTGTTGGTGGCCGAACTGGAAAAAGCCTTGAAGGATCTAGAGGATGCGAAGAAGGAAAACACTACACTCTCCCTCCGTCTCGAAGAAGTCACTAAGGCTGCTGAAGACGATCGAGTGAAAGCTGCCAAGTCCCTCAAAAAGGCACAAGATGAGGTCGCTCGGCTCAAGCAGTCTGTCGATACCTTGAGGATGGATCTGCAGAAAGCTTCCTCTCAAAACCAAGAGCTGATCAAGGAGAGAGACGCCGCCATGGCCAAACGGGA
The genomic region above belongs to Vigna radiata var. radiata cultivar VC1973A unplaced genomic scaffold, Vradiata_ver6 scaffold_452, whole genome shotgun sequence and contains:
- the LOC106754386 gene encoding auxin-responsive protein SAUR19-like, coding for MLGKKMVSLKKLAKKVKGVGGGEAEPDDTLYQECLLKGYEEEKESGSGVTPTGFLALYVGDERQRYVVPTSYLSHPLFKMLLEKAYNEFGFAQRNGLVVPCTVSTFQEVVNAIECNNGNFDLGKLFQDFA